The Deinococcus sp. YIM 134068 genome has a segment encoding these proteins:
- a CDS encoding 50S ribosomal protein L25/general stress protein Ctc, translating into MELRAVPRKSQEKLAAGLIPAVAYNKEHNVSFALDLKTFDRAFRQQGTTGIFDITIEGGETFPALVKTVQMDKRRRQAIHADFYMVTYGQPVEVSVPVHTSGKAQGEVLGGLVDIVVHNLAIIAPGPRRIPQELTVDVSRLGIGDHVTAAQVRLPEGVKLAADPDQIVISVLPPRLSEEELAAETQAAQVAGMVASGELSEAAAEAVLEEGVSIEEAKAEAAAESAGGEEAADVSGTAGRDLDKDNHAAEERRSEGGQQ; encoded by the coding sequence ATGGAACTGAGAGCCGTCCCCCGCAAGAGCCAGGAGAAGCTGGCCGCAGGTCTGATCCCCGCCGTCGCCTACAACAAGGAGCACAACGTCTCCTTCGCCCTCGACCTCAAGACCTTCGACCGGGCCTTTCGTCAGCAGGGCACGACGGGCATCTTCGACATCACCATCGAGGGCGGCGAGACCTTCCCGGCGCTCGTCAAGACCGTGCAGATGGACAAGCGCCGCCGTCAGGCCATCCACGCCGACTTCTACATGGTGACCTACGGCCAGCCGGTCGAGGTCAGCGTTCCCGTGCACACCAGCGGCAAGGCGCAGGGCGAGGTCCTGGGCGGGCTGGTGGACATCGTGGTGCATAACCTCGCGATCATCGCGCCCGGCCCGCGCCGCATCCCGCAGGAACTCACGGTGGACGTGAGCCGGCTCGGAATTGGCGACCACGTGACCGCCGCCCAGGTCCGGCTGCCCGAGGGCGTCAAGCTCGCCGCCGACCCCGACCAGATCGTGATCAGCGTGCTGCCGCCCCGCCTCAGCGAGGAGGAACTGGCCGCCGAGACCCAGGCCGCCCAGGTCGCGGGCATGGTCGCCAGCGGCGAGCTGTCGGAGGCCGCCGCCGAGGCCGTGCTGGAGGAGGGCGTCAGCATCGAGGAGGCGAAGGCCGAGGCCGCCGCCGAGAGCGCGGGCGGGGAGGAAGCCGCCGACGTGTCGGGCACGGCGGGCCGCGACCTCGACAAGGACAACCACGCCGCCGAGGAGCGCCGCAGCGAGGGCGGGCAGCAGTAA